The sequence CGTCGAACACCTCGCCGGGGCCCACCGGCTCGACCGCCACGCTGGGCGCGATGACTGCCCGTGACCCGAACCACTCGCCGGTCAGTGCGGCCGGCGGCGGCAGCCCACGCCGGTCGGTGGCATCGCCGACCGCACGCAGCACCTCCGGTGCCGCCCCCACGTCGCCGAGCCGCTCGATCCGCACGGCACTAGCTTGTCAGACGTCGGCACCGCGGGTGATCTCCCGGGCAGCCGCCACCGCCGCCAGCTTGTCCGGGTTGCGCATCGCGTAGAAGTTCGTGATCAGGCCGTCGACGATCTCGAACGTGAACACGCCCTCCAGCCGGTCGGCATGAAAGAGCAGCACCGCGGGCGCGGAGTTGCAGACGCCCATCTCCACCCGGACATCGGGCATCTGCGCCCCCTGCCGCAGCAGCCCGATGACTGTGCGGGCAACCTTGTCGGCTCCGACGATCGGCCGCCGGGCCGCGCTGGCCTTGCCGCCGCTGTCGGCGGTCCACACCACATCGGGTGCCAGCATCGACAGCACGGTCGTGAGGTCGCCGCCGGCCGCCGCGGTCATGAACTCGGCGGTGACCCGAGCGCTTTCCTCCGGGTCCACCGGGGTGTAGCGCGGCCGCCGGGCCTGGACGTGGCCACGGGCCCGATGCGCGACTTGGCGGGCCGCGGCCGCCGATTTGCCGACCGCGGCCCCGATCTCGTCGTAGCCGAACCCGAACACTTCGCGCAGCACGAACACCGCGCGTTCGTCCGGGCTGAGGGTCTCCAGCACCACCAACATCGCCATCGAAACCGATTCGGCCAGCACGACATCGGCAGACGGGTCATGTTCGGTGAGCAGCAGCGGCTCGGGCAGCCACGGCCCGACGTACTCCTCGCGGCGCCGGGCGTCGGCCCGCAGCGCGTTGAGCGCCTGACGGGTGACCAGGCTGGCCAGGTACGCCTTGACGTCGTGGACTTCGGCCAGATCGACCTCGGCCCAGCGCAGGTAGCTGTCCTGCAAGACGTCGTCGGATTCGGTTGCCGAGCCCAGGATCTCGTAGGCGATGGTGAACAGCAGTGGCCGCAGCTCGGTGAACCGCTCGGCGTGTCCCCCGCAAGCGGGAGGTGCCCCCTCGCTTCTCACACCGCAGCCCCCCGTTCCACGTGCCCCGGTGCGATTTGGGCCGCCCGGCCGCCCTTCATCCAACGGTACGAGCCCGGCTTGGTGGCCTCGCCCCGAATCCACTTAACCGTGTACTTGCAGATCGCCTCCTTGACCACGGTGCCGAGTCTGCCGCCGACGAACGCCTTGATCGGGGTGTCGTCGCGGCGGGACAGCTGCACGGTCGCCGCGTTCCGGCCCACGCTGATGCACTGCGCGGCGAACGACTGGTCCAGCGGAGCCGGTGAGGTGCCGGCGATGCGGGCCAGCACGGTGTTGGCGGCTTGGGCGCCCAGCGGCAAGGCGGCCTGGCAGCTCATCCGCAACGGCTGGCCCGAGGGGGCGACGGCATCTCCGGCTGCCATGATCCACGGGTTGTCGATGCTGGTCAGGGTCTCGTCGGTGAGCAGCCGGCCCACTGCGTCGGTGGCCAGTCCACTGGCCGCGGCCAAGTCCGGGACGCCGAAGCCCGCCGTCCAGACCGTCACCGCGCTGGGCAGCACGGTGGCGTCGCGCAGCTCCAGTGCGTCGGCCCGCACCTCGGCGACGACCGCGGCCTCGCGTACGTCGACACCCAGCTTGCGCAGCGCCTTGGCCACCGAGCGACGGCCCGCCGCGTGCAGCGACGGTCCGAGCATTCCGCCGCAGACCAGGGTCACCCGACGACCCTGCCCGGCCAGTTCAGAGGCCGCCTCGATTCCGGTCAGTCCACCGCCCACCACGGTCACCGGTGCGTCCGGCGCCACCTCGGCGAGCCGGCCCTGCAGCTGGACTGCGGACTCGAATTCACAGATGGAGTAGGCGAATTCGGCGGCACCGGGAACCGCCGCGGTGATCGCGCCGGTGCTGCCCACCGCATAGATGAGGTAGTCGTAGCGCAGCACGGTGCCCGATGCCAGCTGGATGCGTCGATTGGCGGCGTCGATCCGGGTGGCCTCGTCGACCAGCAGCCGGACCCCGTCACCGAGTAGGTCGTGGTAGTCGATGTCGGCTCGGTAGGTGCCGGCCACATGCTGGTGCAGCCGGATCCGTTCGACGAACGCCGGCCGCGGATTGACCAGGGTGACGTCGACGTCCGGACGTGCCCGTAGGCGGTTGGCCGCCATGGTGCCTGCGTAGCCGCCGCCGATGACGACGACGCGGGTGCGGGTGCGGGTGCTGGGGGAGTTGTGTGTGTTGGTCATGCCCTCAAGACACCGCGGACGTCCCGAACGTGACAGCCTGTGGCCCACATCACGCCCGCCCGATGCGGTGGCGCCCGGGCCCCTGGCGCGAAATATACCCCCGGGGGTAATATGGCTGGCGTGGCCGGCAGTCGTGGAGCAGCACCCGCAAGCCCGGGCCACCAGGGAGAGGGAGTACCGATGACGCGAACCGTTATCCTCGGCGCCGGCATCGCCGGGCACACCGCCGCCTTGCATCTGCGCCGCATGTTGCCGCCTCAGCACGAAGTCGTTGTGGTCTCACCCGAACCGGACTGGAACTGGATCCCCTCCAACATCTGGGTGGGGGTGGGCCGGATGGACGCGGCGAAGGTGCTGATTCCGCTCAAACCGATCTACGACCGCAAACACATCGGGTTCCGTCAGGCATGGGCGACCACCATCCACCCCGAAGGCACCGCCGAGGAAGGAAAGCCGTCGGTGGACTTCACCTACACCGACCCCGCGCGCCGCGGCGAGACCGACAACCTCACCTACGACTATCTGGTCAACGCGACCGGTCCGCTGCTGAACTTCGCGGCCACCCCCGGGCTCGGTCCGGGCGGTCACTCCTGGTCGGTGTGCACCGCCGGCCACGCCGTCGAGGCCGGCCAGGCGTTCGACCGGGTTATCGCCAAGCTGAAAGACGGTGTGCCGCAACGCCTTGTGGTCGGCGTCGGGCATGGCACCTGCACCTGCGAAGGCGCGGCGTTCGAGTACACGTTCAACGTGGAGCGCGCCCTGCGCGATGCCGGCGTGCGCGACCTCGCCGAGATCGTCTACCTGACCAACGAGTACGAACTCGGTGACTTCGGCGTCGACGGTTTGGATTTCGTCGACAAAGGCTTCACGCAGTCCAGCCGGCTGTGGACCGAGTCGCTGTTCCGCGAGCGCGGCGTCAAGGCGGTCACCCAGGCGCACGTGCACGAGGTGATGGACGGGCAACTGCGCTACGAGCAACTCGACGGCACCGAACACCAGCTCGACTTCGACTTCGCGATGTTGCTTCCGCCGTTCAAGGGTGCCAACCTCACCGCGTACGACCGGGCCGGCACGGACATCACGACGACGCTGTTCGCGCCGTCCGGGTTCATGAAGGT is a genomic window of Mycolicibacter heraklionensis containing:
- a CDS encoding NAD(P)/FAD-dependent oxidoreductase encodes the protein MTNTHNSPSTRTRTRVVVIGGGYAGTMAANRLRARPDVDVTLVNPRPAFVERIRLHQHVAGTYRADIDYHDLLGDGVRLLVDEATRIDAANRRIQLASGTVLRYDYLIYAVGSTGAITAAVPGAAEFAYSICEFESAVQLQGRLAEVAPDAPVTVVGGGLTGIEAASELAGQGRRVTLVCGGMLGPSLHAAGRRSVAKALRKLGVDVREAAVVAEVRADALELRDATVLPSAVTVWTAGFGVPDLAAASGLATDAVGRLLTDETLTSIDNPWIMAAGDAVAPSGQPLRMSCQAALPLGAQAANTVLARIAGTSPAPLDQSFAAQCISVGRNAATVQLSRRDDTPIKAFVGGRLGTVVKEAICKYTVKWIRGEATKPGSYRWMKGGRAAQIAPGHVERGAAV
- a CDS encoding RNA polymerase sigma-70 factor; translated protein: MRSEGAPPACGGHAERFTELRPLLFTIAYEILGSATESDDVLQDSYLRWAEVDLAEVHDVKAYLASLVTRQALNALRADARRREEYVGPWLPEPLLLTEHDPSADVVLAESVSMAMLVVLETLSPDERAVFVLREVFGFGYDEIGAAVGKSAAAARQVAHRARGHVQARRPRYTPVDPEESARVTAEFMTAAAGGDLTTVLSMLAPDVVWTADSGGKASAARRPIVGADKVARTVIGLLRQGAQMPDVRVEMGVCNSAPAVLLFHADRLEGVFTFEIVDGLITNFYAMRNPDKLAAVAAAREITRGADV
- a CDS encoding NAD(P)/FAD-dependent oxidoreductase, giving the protein MTRTVILGAGIAGHTAALHLRRMLPPQHEVVVVSPEPDWNWIPSNIWVGVGRMDAAKVLIPLKPIYDRKHIGFRQAWATTIHPEGTAEEGKPSVDFTYTDPARRGETDNLTYDYLVNATGPLLNFAATPGLGPGGHSWSVCTAGHAVEAGQAFDRVIAKLKDGVPQRLVVGVGHGTCTCEGAAFEYTFNVERALRDAGVRDLAEIVYLTNEYELGDFGVDGLDFVDKGFTQSSRLWTESLFRERGVKAVTQAHVHEVMDGQLRYEQLDGTEHQLDFDFAMLLPPFKGANLTAYDRAGTDITTTLFAPSGFMKVDADYSGKPYEQWSAEDWPHTYQSPVYPNIFAPGIAFAPPHPISRPRTSRNGTVITPSPPRTGMPSGIMAKTIARTIRDRIIRGVDAPAHRASMATMGAACIASAGTGLRQGSAAAMTMFPVVPDPARYPQTGRDLAGTSGEIGLAGHWMKLLLHYLFIYKAKARPFWWLIPE